Proteins encoded in a region of the Mucilaginibacter sabulilitoris genome:
- a CDS encoding GntR family transcriptional regulator has translation MKSSRFLEYIYIDYYSSTPKYVQLANSIIKSVREGKLIINETLPSINELNCNFEISRDTAEKAYKHLKSIGLLGSVPGKGYYIKNTEAGQQFKVFLIFNKLSTHKKLVYDAIVDGLGHEAAIDFYIYNNDFEFFKKLIQNNSNDYTHYVILPHFMDGGENVHDIINTLPKERLIILDKLVPGIKGDFAAVYENFEKDIFQALEEALPQLRKYHTLKIIFPEYTYFPGEILKGFFSFCIQYAFTYKVVHDIQGEPINEGDVFINLMENDLVVLIERILATELKIGKDVGVISYNETPLKKIILNGLTTISTDFEKMGKMTSDIIKNGSTGRYEVPFYLTLRSSL, from the coding sequence ATGAAGTCTTCACGGTTCTTGGAATATATTTATATTGATTATTATTCGTCTACTCCTAAATATGTGCAATTAGCTAATTCAATTATCAAAAGTGTACGTGAAGGAAAGTTAATCATTAATGAAACATTACCCTCTATTAATGAGTTAAACTGTAACTTCGAAATATCTCGTGATACCGCCGAAAAAGCTTATAAGCACCTTAAATCAATTGGTTTACTTGGCTCCGTGCCAGGTAAGGGGTATTACATTAAAAATACCGAGGCCGGGCAACAATTTAAGGTTTTTTTAATATTTAATAAGTTAAGTACCCATAAAAAATTGGTTTACGACGCCATTGTTGATGGTCTTGGGCATGAAGCTGCCATTGATTTTTACATATATAATAATGATTTTGAATTTTTTAAGAAACTGATTCAAAATAACAGCAACGACTATACCCACTACGTGATTTTACCTCACTTTATGGACGGTGGCGAAAACGTTCACGACATCATTAATACCCTGCCAAAAGAGAGACTTATAATACTTGATAAGCTGGTGCCGGGAATAAAAGGCGATTTTGCCGCGGTATATGAGAATTTTGAAAAAGATATTTTCCAGGCCCTGGAAGAGGCGTTACCGCAGTTAAGGAAATACCATACCTTAAAGATCATATTCCCGGAATACACGTATTTTCCAGGCGAAATTCTGAAAGGCTTTTTCAGTTTCTGTATTCAATACGCGTTTACTTACAAGGTAGTTCATGATATACAAGGAGAACCGATAAATGAGGGTGATGTGTTTATTAACCTGATGGAAAACGATCTTGTGGTTTTGATTGAGCGTATCCTGGCTACGGAATTAAAGATAGGTAAAGATGTCGGTGTAATATCATACAACGAAACCCCGTTAAAAAAAATCATTCTGAATGGTTTAACCACCATATCAACAGATTTTGAAAAGATGGGCAAAATGACGTCAGATATTATTAAAAATGGCTCTACAGGTCGCTATGAGGTACCATTTTATCTTACACTCAGATCATCTTTATAG
- a CDS encoding GntR family transcriptional regulator yields MRTKQRANYGMKSLVQQIAAAISKNIDKGIYRKNEKLLSINTYSKQHGVARDTIEKAYMILKREGYIRSVSGKGYFVIGKPDVRIKVLLLFNKLSSYKKTVYDTIVRTLGDKAKVDLHIHHYNPALLEESVDANLGSYHYYVIMPHFFDYSNEQEYLAILKKIPSDQLILLDKDLPKLSKQAAVFQDFRNDIYGALNVVTDLIAKYEKLIIIYPLDRHHPPEIKDGVMQFCEENNKKFEVITAFKVDELKRGTVYIVLTENDLADLIKGARISGYEIGKDIGIISFNETVFKELLDITVITTDFEEMGRKTAELMLQNEAAVIKNAFKIIIRKSL; encoded by the coding sequence ATGCGAACAAAACAAAGGGCTAACTATGGGATGAAATCCCTGGTACAGCAAATTGCCGCAGCTATTAGTAAGAATATAGACAAGGGTATTTACCGAAAAAATGAAAAGCTGCTATCAATAAATACCTATAGCAAACAGCATGGCGTGGCAAGGGACACCATTGAAAAAGCCTATATGATACTTAAACGAGAAGGTTATATCCGTTCGGTTTCTGGTAAGGGATATTTTGTAATAGGCAAGCCCGATGTGAGGATCAAGGTGCTTTTGTTATTCAATAAATTGAGCTCTTATAAAAAAACGGTTTATGATACCATTGTGCGCACTTTGGGAGATAAAGCCAAAGTAGATCTTCATATTCACCATTATAATCCCGCTTTGCTTGAAGAAAGTGTTGACGCCAATTTAGGAAGTTACCATTATTATGTGATCATGCCACATTTTTTTGATTACAGCAATGAACAGGAATATTTAGCTATTTTAAAGAAAATTCCCAGTGACCAGCTGATATTGCTGGATAAAGATTTACCCAAATTATCCAAACAGGCAGCCGTGTTTCAGGATTTCAGGAACGATATTTACGGCGCGTTAAATGTAGTTACTGATTTGATTGCCAAGTATGAAAAATTAATTATCATATATCCGTTAGATCGCCATCATCCACCTGAGATTAAGGATGGGGTAATGCAGTTTTGTGAAGAGAACAATAAGAAGTTTGAAGTAATAACCGCATTTAAAGTTGATGAGTTGAAAAGAGGTACTGTTTATATTGTACTTACCGAAAATGACCTGGCCGATTTGATTAAAGGTGCAAGAATAAGTGGTTATGAAATAGGGAAAGATATCGGAATTATATCTTTTAATGAAACCGTGTTTAAAGAGCTATTGGACATTACCGTTATTACAACCGACTTTGAAGAAATGGGCAGAAAAACAGCCGAGTTAATGTTGCAAAATGAAGCGGCTGTTATTAAAAATGCCTTTAAAATAATTATCAGAAAATCACTATAA
- a CDS encoding PKD domain-containing protein: MKKTFSIITVFSIAAMLFAGCKKDKPAPKPEPDAPKPTAGFTVARTDSVDFLSYQFASTSTNYSDILWQFGDDSTSAEKAPKHRYAFDGLYHVTLTARNSQGYSAAREIILNVADPNFDRTKVGESYFATIGGTLTVSRDNGGGPTSNEGSLKVVDGDPNTKFFQSGFSGDLVMKFELKTPVVAGAYTMTSANDSPDRDPKGWVLQGSEDGIRWINLHTKNNEVFANRFQRIIYHFNNNVAYTFYRISIKVNNGSRDLQMAEWTVNKKQP, encoded by the coding sequence ATGAAAAAAACATTCAGTATTATAACTGTATTTTCAATAGCAGCAATGCTGTTTGCCGGATGTAAAAAAGATAAACCGGCGCCAAAACCTGAACCGGATGCACCTAAACCAACCGCCGGCTTCACTGTTGCACGAACAGATAGTGTTGATTTTTTAAGTTATCAGTTCGCCAGCACGTCAACCAATTACTCAGATATATTGTGGCAGTTTGGGGACGATAGTACATCGGCAGAAAAAGCACCGAAACACAGGTATGCTTTTGACGGCTTGTATCACGTAACATTAACCGCCAGGAATTCGCAGGGGTACTCGGCAGCCAGGGAGATCATATTGAACGTGGCCGATCCTAATTTCGACCGTACCAAGGTGGGTGAAAGTTATTTTGCTACAATAGGTGGCACGCTTACCGTATCGCGCGACAACGGCGGGGGACCTACTTCTAATGAAGGGTCATTAAAAGTTGTTGACGGCGATCCTAATACCAAGTTTTTCCAGTCGGGTTTCTCCGGCGATCTGGTTATGAAGTTTGAGCTTAAAACGCCTGTAGTAGCTGGGGCTTACACCATGACATCGGCAAATGACTCGCCCGACCGTGATCCTAAAGGCTGGGTGCTCCAGGGCTCAGAAGATGGTATACGCTGGATAAACCTGCACACCAAAAACAATGAGGTTTTTGCAAACCGTTTTCAACGAATTATATACCACTTTAACAACAATGTGGCGTATACATTTTACAGGATAAGCATCAAGGTAAACAACGGTAGCCGTGATCTTCAAATGGCAGAGTGGACTGTCAATAAAAAACAACCATGA
- a CDS encoding PA14 domain-containing protein produces MMKKYRYGLLIGLFILIAGACRQNDFNDLSLIKNTDRDISGAGTDTGDITANNETVKVPFKISLSGPATKAFQVGITLNNDTVNKLIANGTLKNTIVLPAGAIDYSSVINVLFGADTATSVATIRLTAIEANYGKNVAFAFKLTDPGKGNQVIGAKSNILVVLDTKSVVKESNIHYLSLLNGGGIMNVDYQKNYTTSPAGITIPLIINLAGVPAGAFNVKVRLNMDTIATLVNSKVLPANTVALKPDQFTIDTLIRVNSNAATAQIRLLIGWPIFDANITANKRFGFVVSLASPTKHILHPTNSKLIVLVQPEVNLDNNSYITGNGTGLKAEYFSNNQLLDFDGRKPDLVQIEPTIDWPNDGVWQTAVPSISHDNFSTRWTGEFLAPVRGEYVFWQNEWDDGSRLYIDGKAIINDFTTEWDKDSRTAKIFLERGKRYKIEANHRENVGGQRARLTFEVPSAGINGRRIVPQSQLYPAP; encoded by the coding sequence ATGATGAAAAAATATAGGTACGGTTTGCTTATCGGATTGTTTATCCTGATAGCAGGAGCCTGCAGGCAAAATGATTTTAATGACCTGAGCTTAATAAAAAACACAGACAGGGACATTTCCGGCGCAGGTACCGACACCGGTGATATAACTGCTAATAATGAAACAGTTAAAGTACCATTTAAAATATCATTGTCCGGTCCGGCAACTAAAGCTTTCCAGGTGGGCATAACGCTTAACAATGATACCGTAAATAAGCTTATTGCCAACGGCACCCTGAAAAATACGATAGTATTACCGGCAGGGGCAATTGATTATTCAAGCGTAATTAATGTGTTGTTCGGGGCCGATACAGCAACATCGGTTGCTACCATCAGGCTAACGGCTATAGAGGCTAATTATGGGAAAAATGTAGCTTTTGCATTTAAGCTTACTGATCCGGGTAAGGGTAACCAGGTCATAGGTGCAAAATCTAATATTCTGGTCGTACTTGATACCAAATCCGTTGTTAAGGAAAGCAATATTCATTATCTGTCGCTTTTAAATGGCGGTGGCATCATGAATGTCGATTATCAGAAAAACTATACCACATCGCCTGCGGGTATTACCATACCACTAATCATAAACCTGGCGGGCGTACCGGCTGGTGCGTTTAATGTTAAAGTGAGGTTAAATATGGACACTATCGCCACGCTGGTGAACAGCAAGGTGCTGCCTGCTAATACCGTCGCTCTTAAACCAGATCAGTTTACGATTGACACATTGATCAGGGTGAACTCCAATGCGGCTACCGCGCAGATACGTTTATTAATAGGCTGGCCCATTTTTGACGCAAACATAACGGCCAATAAACGCTTTGGCTTTGTGGTGAGCCTGGCGAGCCCTACAAAGCATATTTTGCACCCAACAAATAGTAAACTGATTGTTTTGGTGCAGCCAGAGGTAAATCTCGATAATAACTCCTACATAACCGGCAATGGCACCGGCTTAAAGGCCGAATACTTTTCAAACAACCAACTGCTTGATTTTGACGGTAGAAAGCCCGATCTGGTACAGATAGAACCTACTATTGATTGGCCTAATGATGGGGTTTGGCAGACCGCCGTACCAAGCATCAGCCATGATAATTTTTCGACCCGGTGGACGGGCGAATTCCTCGCGCCTGTACGGGGTGAATATGTGTTTTGGCAGAATGAGTGGGACGATGGATCAAGATTGTATATAGACGGCAAAGCCATTATTAATGATTTCACCACCGAGTGGGATAAAGACAGCCGTACTGCCAAAATATTCTTAGAGCGCGGAAAACGCTATAAAATTGAAGCCAATCATCGTGAAAATGTAGGCGGGCAACGTGCGCGTTTAACTTTTGAAGTGCCATCGGCCGGAATCAACGGCAGAAGGATAGTGCCGCAAAGCCAGTTATATCCGGCTCCGTAA
- a CDS encoding alkaline phosphatase family protein: protein MRNRKRYKEIIFSIICALAVAAISCNKDFVRTLPDKNYTDTAKASFGERKVLYLIVDGARGASVNAANVPNIKALLPNSIYSWVALSDPDSTRDVSNWANMLTGVKKEKHKILSDDLTGNNLATYPVFFERIKEEKPNAKVVSFSSSAVFKNKLTQGAAISQLFDTDEQIKTAVVSDLNTDTAQLIVGHFNDIDEAGAQYGYDNSKSQYKAAIEKFDRYIGEIITALKNRKNYANEDWLVVIASSGGGKFAFPANQDDNTVFSNTAANTFTIYYNPKYKQRVIGKPFTGNRYLGRTVRLKDTGVRAQIDTADIFNLDDTTKFTIELKVKKNEDKFFWPSILGKRKEWSSGHPGVGWVIYLEDAYWYFEMRGTNDNDYHQCRGGDLQKGRWQNLSVKCEIRAGKRYIRTYTDGVFNNELEVTSSGSFSNNSPLKLGFLNGTGHGTPDVYVSDIRFFKVDVPDAVIGNYACETSISEGHPYYSFLAAYWPGTDGQGDKIRDVGPQARDFQLKGNYQWEDFNDLICPPPAGALAIFVPQTDDIPAQIINWFRIPNRQAWGLDGRVWLDQ, encoded by the coding sequence ATGCGGAACAGGAAAAGATATAAAGAAATAATTTTTTCGATCATTTGTGCATTGGCTGTAGCAGCAATATCATGTAATAAGGATTTTGTACGCACCCTGCCCGATAAAAATTATACAGACACGGCCAAAGCATCATTTGGCGAACGTAAAGTACTCTACCTCATTGTTGACGGAGCGAGGGGGGCATCTGTAAACGCCGCCAATGTACCCAATATTAAGGCATTGCTGCCCAATTCTATTTATAGTTGGGTTGCATTGAGCGATCCGGACTCCACCCGTGACGTAAGCAATTGGGCCAATATGCTTACCGGTGTAAAAAAAGAAAAACACAAGATTTTATCCGATGATCTTACAGGTAACAACCTGGCCACTTACCCGGTTTTTTTTGAACGGATAAAAGAAGAAAAACCAAACGCTAAAGTCGTGTCGTTTTCGTCTTCGGCTGTTTTTAAAAACAAGCTGACGCAAGGTGCTGCGATAAGCCAGTTATTTGATACCGACGAACAAATCAAAACTGCTGTTGTCAGTGATCTTAATACCGATACGGCACAATTGATCGTAGGGCATTTTAACGATATTGATGAAGCTGGAGCCCAATACGGATATGATAATTCAAAGTCTCAGTACAAAGCTGCTATAGAAAAATTTGACCGTTACATAGGCGAGATCATAACCGCCCTTAAAAACAGGAAGAACTATGCCAACGAAGATTGGCTGGTTGTGATAGCCTCAAGCGGTGGTGGTAAGTTTGCTTTTCCTGCTAATCAGGATGATAATACGGTTTTTAGCAACACAGCCGCAAATACCTTCACTATTTATTATAATCCAAAATATAAACAGCGGGTAATAGGTAAGCCATTTACAGGTAATAGATACCTGGGGCGCACCGTACGTTTAAAAGATACGGGTGTAAGGGCGCAGATAGATACCGCCGATATTTTTAACCTGGACGATACCACCAAATTCACCATTGAGCTAAAGGTCAAAAAAAATGAAGACAAATTCTTTTGGCCAAGTATTTTGGGTAAAAGGAAAGAGTGGTCAAGTGGCCACCCCGGTGTAGGTTGGGTAATTTATCTCGAAGATGCTTATTGGTATTTTGAAATGAGGGGTACCAACGATAACGATTATCACCAATGCCGCGGTGGCGATCTGCAAAAAGGCAGATGGCAAAATCTTAGCGTTAAATGCGAGATACGTGCCGGTAAGCGATATATCAGAACGTATACCGACGGGGTTTTCAATAATGAACTGGAAGTAACCTCATCCGGCAGCTTCAGCAACAATAGCCCTCTAAAATTAGGCTTTTTAAATGGTACAGGTCATGGCACGCCAGATGTGTATGTAAGTGATATTCGATTCTTTAAAGTTGATGTTCCTGATGCTGTGATTGGTAACTATGCCTGCGAAACGTCGATTAGCGAGGGGCATCCTTATTATTCTTTCCTGGCGGCCTACTGGCCCGGTACCGACGGACAGGGAGATAAGATAAGGGATGTTGGCCCGCAGGCCCGTGATTTTCAATTGAAGGGAAATTATCAATGGGAAGATTTTAATGACCTCATATGTCCGCCGCCTGCAGGGGCGCTTGCCATATTTGTTCCGCAAACGGACGATATCCCGGCACAAATAATAAACTGGTTCAGAATACCAAACAGGCAGGCCTGGGGGCTTGATGGCCGCGTTTGGCTTGATCAATAA
- a CDS encoding DUF5008 domain-containing protein, with the protein MRRINYIITLALVVFAMQACKKNKTEFSDPYGDGKPPLGVTLSRDAAPVPATGAVGTEVTFSATGLIPFKDKIKFMFNGEPGQVTEVTESTIKVKVPPFGSTGITSIAIDNQLVIGPIFKVNGLINIDPSFRATAGANNYVNQVYTLADGRNLVLGWFTNYDNKGIITPLNRIVRTSADGELDRTFRTGKAANGALSRVVELGGRYIIAGGFSGYNQRTENISNITSLNIDGSVDTIGIKTYRRPSQTDTTKYFPRFNGGTNDFISRIYKHQNKITATGNFRYYVSRVYTEHNHDFTRDTVILDSTEIRQVLRFNLDGSLDKTYRFNATTNKGQPSANGPIDSYMHTDADQMEKLVVFGNFTTFDQKAAGRLVRLSPDGTIDASFKTGTGADNIISSLTYNVVTKKYFITGIFRSYDGKPAMGMALLNTDGTLDQTFTPKLFEGGYPGFARQLDDGLIVVSGSFKKYDNVTRNGFMVLNGKGELAGNYNTTGPFSGTLNDIIQTKSTDGKRALLLIGGFYRFDNIQVSNIIRVTIE; encoded by the coding sequence ATGAGAAGAATTAACTACATCATAACGCTTGCCCTGGTAGTATTTGCTATGCAGGCCTGTAAAAAAAATAAAACAGAGTTTTCGGATCCTTACGGAGACGGGAAACCGCCATTAGGTGTTACCCTGAGCAGGGATGCGGCACCTGTGCCTGCAACTGGCGCGGTGGGTACCGAGGTAACCTTTAGCGCTACCGGGCTTATACCTTTTAAGGACAAAATAAAGTTTATGTTCAATGGTGAGCCCGGGCAGGTTACTGAAGTAACGGAATCGACCATTAAAGTAAAGGTGCCTCCGTTTGGCAGCACTGGTATTACCTCCATCGCCATAGATAATCAGTTGGTAATCGGCCCGATATTTAAGGTGAACGGATTAATTAACATCGATCCTTCGTTTAGAGCTACAGCCGGAGCAAATAATTACGTGAACCAGGTATATACGCTTGCTGATGGGCGAAACCTGGTACTTGGCTGGTTTACCAATTATGATAACAAAGGAATTATTACCCCGCTTAACAGGATTGTAAGAACATCAGCCGATGGGGAACTCGACCGTACATTCAGAACCGGGAAAGCAGCAAATGGCGCCTTATCCAGGGTTGTTGAACTTGGCGGCAGATATATTATTGCGGGAGGTTTTAGCGGCTACAATCAGCGTACCGAAAATATCAGCAATATCACCAGTTTAAATATTGATGGCAGCGTTGATACGATCGGTATAAAAACCTACAGAAGGCCGTCGCAAACAGATACAACCAAGTATTTCCCAAGATTCAACGGTGGAACCAACGATTTTATAAGCCGGATATATAAGCACCAGAACAAGATAACGGCAACCGGTAACTTCAGATATTATGTGAGCCGGGTTTATACCGAACATAATCATGATTTTACTCGTGACACAGTAATATTGGACAGTACTGAAATACGGCAGGTGCTCCGTTTTAATCTGGATGGATCGCTGGATAAAACCTATCGCTTTAATGCTACCACCAACAAAGGTCAGCCTTCGGCAAACGGGCCAATTGACTCATATATGCATACTGATGCCGATCAGATGGAGAAATTGGTTGTATTTGGAAACTTTACCACATTTGATCAGAAGGCCGCAGGCCGCCTGGTTCGGTTAAGTCCAGATGGTACCATAGACGCATCTTTCAAAACCGGTACAGGTGCCGATAATATTATCTCATCATTAACGTACAACGTTGTTACAAAAAAATATTTCATAACTGGGATATTCAGGTCATACGATGGCAAACCGGCTATGGGAATGGCCCTGCTCAATACCGATGGCACCCTTGACCAAACTTTTACACCTAAACTATTTGAAGGGGGTTACCCGGGTTTTGCCCGCCAGCTTGATGATGGGCTGATTGTAGTTAGCGGTAGTTTTAAAAAGTATGATAACGTTACCCGTAACGGCTTTATGGTATTAAACGGTAAAGGCGAGCTGGCAGGGAATTATAATACTACCGGACCATTCTCCGGTACCTTGAATGATATTATACAAACAAAATCGACCGACGGAAAAAGAGCATTGCTGCTGATAGGCGGATTTTATCGGTTTGACAACATACAGGTTAGTAATATCATACGCGTAACCATTGAATAA
- a CDS encoding RagB/SusD family nutrient uptake outer membrane protein yields the protein MKKSVIYILAAAVSLCLPSCKKFLNVQPIDKLTGNNFYRSKDDVVANIYDMSRTFFGKINETHFIGATGEYRSGEVLYEPQADLGPARAFVEVLGRNDLLGLINGNPPWNFYNFGLITDWTGYYQVIQSANILISKLETGVPGVTETEKMQFEGEAAFIRSLAYFFMVRLYGDVPYYTDAFHSTALPRENMVSVLNKCIADLKKYKDGLPWTYADPALKGVRATRGSMIALVMNMDMWNAGFDKPNATKYYQETADLGQELVKSNAYRLLPLTEWATVIKGRSDESLFEFYRSINYGDQNAAIAPVGDMFLHYPYKRPEYTHRISFAYYRGEYMQKLYPGTADKRVSIWFNSDIYADNGKFMMLKFAQNAFATGEEDANPDNTFMIFRYAGEILLCAEAMAELGEDDAAIAMVNKVRDRAEASRYTGGGGQDLKDFIFLERSRELMGEGHHYFDMVRTRRIMNSEWSYDVLTLDKFNRGAWTWPLNGNALANNPFMSLNMYWINGGN from the coding sequence ATGAAAAAAAGTGTGATATACATTTTAGCAGCGGCAGTAAGCTTGTGTTTACCTTCCTGTAAGAAGTTTTTAAACGTACAGCCCATTGACAAATTAACGGGTAATAACTTTTACCGTTCAAAAGACGACGTTGTTGCCAATATTTATGATATGTCGAGGACCTTCTTCGGTAAGATCAATGAAACGCATTTTATTGGCGCTACCGGCGAGTACCGCTCTGGTGAAGTGCTGTATGAACCACAAGCCGATCTTGGACCCGCACGCGCATTTGTAGAGGTACTTGGCAGGAATGACCTGCTGGGACTTATAAACGGAAACCCGCCATGGAATTTCTACAACTTTGGTTTGATCACCGATTGGACCGGTTATTATCAGGTGATACAAAGCGCTAACATCCTGATCTCAAAGCTGGAAACAGGCGTACCCGGCGTAACCGAAACCGAGAAAATGCAGTTTGAAGGCGAAGCAGCTTTTATACGCTCATTGGCTTACTTCTTTATGGTCAGGCTTTATGGCGATGTGCCTTATTATACCGATGCGTTTCATTCAACAGCTTTACCACGTGAAAACATGGTATCTGTTTTAAATAAATGTATCGCCGACCTTAAAAAATATAAAGATGGTTTACCCTGGACCTATGCCGACCCCGCATTAAAAGGCGTGCGTGCCACCAGGGGCAGCATGATAGCGCTTGTCATGAATATGGATATGTGGAATGCCGGCTTCGATAAACCAAATGCAACTAAATACTACCAGGAAACCGCCGACCTGGGGCAGGAGCTTGTTAAGAGCAATGCTTACAGGTTACTGCCGTTAACCGAATGGGCAACGGTTATCAAAGGAAGATCGGACGAAAGCCTTTTTGAGTTTTACCGCAGTATTAACTACGGCGACCAGAATGCCGCCATTGCACCGGTAGGCGATATGTTTCTCCATTATCCTTATAAAAGACCCGAATATACCCATAGGATAAGCTTTGCCTATTACCGGGGCGAATACATGCAAAAGTTATATCCTGGCACAGCAGACAAGCGGGTTTCCATATGGTTTAACTCGGATATATATGCCGACAACGGGAAATTCATGATGCTCAAATTTGCCCAGAATGCCTTTGCTACCGGCGAAGAGGATGCCAATCCGGATAACACTTTTATGATATTCAGGTATGCTGGCGAGATATTGCTGTGCGCAGAAGCTATGGCCGAACTGGGAGAGGACGACGCCGCAATTGCCATGGTTAACAAAGTTAGGGACCGCGCCGAGGCTTCGCGCTATACAGGTGGTGGCGGGCAGGATCTTAAAGATTTTATTTTCCTGGAGAGATCACGCGAACTAATGGGCGAGGGACATCACTATTTTGACATGGTGCGCACCCGCAGGATCATGAACAGCGAATGGTCATATGATGTACTGACATTAGACAAGTTTAACCGCGGTGCCTGGACATGGCCGCTCAACGGCAACGCGCTTGCCAATAACCCTTTCATGTCATTGAACATGTATTGGATAAACGGAGGTAACTAA